The Quercus robur chromosome 3, dhQueRobu3.1, whole genome shotgun sequence DNA segment aaaaaaaaatttccattacaTTTGTGGGGCCAGAAAACTTATGACTCGGCCCACTTTCCACTAAGGCCTAGGGTCCGTGCCGAGGAGAATAATTGCCGAGGACAAGTGgtgaaagaccaaatagcctggagacgcagccgaggatgaccctgtcctcggcatctcaaggcttcaaagggaagagcgaCATCTCGTTGAAGGCTGCCTCCAAAATGCCCCCAgaagaagaggcgagtagaatgggacccgcATGGGGGTACGGAGTGGGGGTGGTTCAAGGTGAAtacgtcacctccgcattgaatgcgcccaTAAACGTCCTAGCCGTATTAATGAAAAAAGATGCCTGAATAGTGTGGCTTCGGTTAGtacaactaacaaaaagcagGGGGAGGCAGCTGATAGGACAGGTATCTGAATAGGAACCTGCCTGATAAACAGGTGGAGGGTCAGAATCAaccgagaagggctatataatgtgaagactTGTGCGCCAAAAAAGGAGGAGGTTTCCAAACCATGgagacccaaaaaaaatggagaataatAAGGACATGAAGCTCATTGGACGAGGTCTAAGGACCGGAGCCACTCATGATGTACTAGAATAGATTATCATTAAACACGTCAGGTTCATCCTTATGCAAATCGCTATGGAAACCCTGATTAACTACCGTCCAGTGACCAatgcctaacctttcaaacccacgctctacaaattatattgtttgggcccttaacgtgcaaacccaatatcattttggggtcgttacgaatcAAGTCCTTACAacattctattccattcttttccattcatttcccttatttaaatacatttcattccattccattctattcctttctattcccttatgatcattccattaTATTCTATTCCATttccttatgaactcccaaacgaagcctaaataaccttgattggatattttaaaataaaggaatggaaattaATGAagatgaatggaatgtaagtaatcttgtttgggagcaacatggagaaaatgaaatgaaatcattttatgacaatattactatcaAACccccattttaaaataaatgatttaatatataagggtattttgagagttttagtaaaataaatcattaaatctaattctattccctcccattcctcccaatttcaggaggaatgaaattttgtgattttaagggaatagaaaaGAATGAGTGTTTCCTCATATTCATTCCATttcctcccacttaaactcccaaacaagggaatgagtTTTTCATTCCCTttattaaaactctcaaataagggaagtgaaaaatattctaaaattattattttcattcatttccattccattcccttctcCCAAACGAAGCCTAAAGGAATATAGGAGAATTGTAACCATTCATATTCCAATCTAGGCATACCCATTTTGTCCCTATTTAAACCTAGATTACACAGATAATTTCGAACCACAAAAATGAGAGACCTTTAAATAGTAGTTTAGATATAGATTCTATAGaagatagatatatatatatatagtatagatattaaagaatacacacacacacactaacctCATCACACGTGCTCCACACATGCaatgaagcttttttttttttttttgagtttaatgtaatttttcaatttaaatttatctaTTGTAAGTGAGGTTAGAcataaatgaatttttaagaaactaaaatttaagaattGAAATAGAGTACAATGCTAGGATTAGTGTGTtctagtttttaggaaaaagtGAATTAAACGTGTGtgagatatatttaaatttaaatagagAATGTcctaatttttaagaaaaaagtttctctagtagttttttttttttttttttggttgaattttgttgaattacaattttaaccccagtttttattttttaagaataataattatctaattagattaggggtatttttgaaaccataactaactttctgaatcctctgaATATATAGAGATTAAGaacattttaaatttgataataaaaaaggaGCATTTTAAATTGTAAGAGTTTTTATGGGAGTTAAATGTGGGAGAGCAAAATCAAAAGtgtatatatctatttagtTGAGTCTTTTTTTTACCGAATGTGagggtgtttttattttttatttttaaataaaatattagaaaccTGTGTTATTTAccttatttttctaattttctttaaagaaaaaaaatgtattgattGTTTAGAATAAGTGGGTTAGTACTTAGTGGGAGCGTTCCCATTTTTGTAGgcaatgtatttttttttttaatttatctaatattttggagtttttaaattagtaattttacataTCTAACCCTACTATTTAATATTTACAAACGGATAGTTTTGAAGGTATTTGGACATCAAAATTAAGGATTTCAAGTATAGGAAGCCTTTTAAATGATggtatagatatagatattctcaaattttattttagagtaaaacataattttggtccttaaactttactaaaagtttgtttttcgtccctaaactttaaaaagttctttttttatctctaaattttgtaaagagtttttttgaatagtataaaaataaaaataaaaataaaaaagattttttaataggttaagaatgaaaaataaatttttaataaaatttaaggatataaataaaaaattttcaatattttagagatgaaatgtgatttttttaataatttaagaataaaaaataaactgtCTAAGACGGTGCTTTACACTTTattctatttaaaattaaaaaaacggtTTACATGCGGTATATATTAGGTGTCCGAGTCGGAGTAAAGGGTGGGAAATATCGAGTAGTGAGTAGTGAGTGCTAATAGGAAGGACAAAGGAGCGAGAGAAGAGAAGTTTaaagaattagggttttggtGTTGTTTGTTGCTGAGAAGAATGGAAGTGGAAACCAGGGAATCGTTTATCTACAATAAGGCTTTTCTTGAACATAGAGAGCAAGTTATACAACGCGACCGTCTCGCTCCACCCCGAGTTTTGCCTGTCCATAAATCTCTTCCTTCCATTGGTATCTACTTTCTATCAATCAATTgcgtttttattttattggggtTTGTTTACATTCTTCTCATTAATCTacattcattcattctttctttcgttctctctctctctgtgttttatttaaataattgaagAAATTCTGTATCTCTTGTGTTGTGCTGGGTAGGATCTCACAAGCCGCTGTTATATTCAATGGAAGAATTGGCTGATATGACTgacaattttaatgaaaaaaatttgattggAGAAACCTTATTTAGCAAACTGTACCGTGGGACAATCCGACATGGCTGGCTTCCTTTTGAAGATTGGGTTGTCACTGTGAAGATTTGGGATTATACTCTACCAACATCGTGTTATCTCAACGCAAATGAAATTACTaatgtatatatgttttttacttaattaagttcttgcaattattttttgtgtttcttgttTTCGCATTTGAAAAAAGTGATAATTTTTTACATGATTTGTGACAGGAAGAAGTAATGTTTTTAACACAACCAAGTGCAAAACAACATCCAAACGTGGTAAATTTGTTAGGCTATTCTAATAGACGCTTCCTTGAAGCTGTTGTTTATGACCTCAATCCTTTGGATACTGTTCATAACTTGGCTACCACAGGTAATAAGGTATTACTAttgttgttctatttttttgctATAAGATTGGCTCCATCTAAATGTCTCATTTGTACCCAATCCATTGTTATAGGAGAAGTGACATTTCAATTCAAATCAATTGGTATAAACTAAATATAATTTTGGTGGTGCGCTAGATTTTACCATATCTCAAATTTTGGAGTAATAGAATAAGACTCCCAAATGATTGAAAATAGCATATCTTAAAATTGCCAATGAGTTCTAGCTCAACTACCACCTCTTCCCTTTATAACTGCTATATGGGGGGTGAAGTCGTGGGTTCACGACCCATTGGGTGTGTGAGTAacttaacaattttaaaaaattggcatTTGATATGTACCACAAATCcactctaattttatattttaacttcTCTCCTTGTTCCCGCtttactttaaaatttattaattgtcatttttttcaaacttgaatGTGGATTTATATTATGGATGAAGCATCTTGGAAAACATGGGATGGTCCAACTGGTGgtgtaagatttatttttttgggggtggggggttgGTTTTTCAAGAATAAACCTATTCTTATTTTGAGGTCACAGGTGATTCAGTTGTAATATGGTAAATACATTGGACTTTTGTTGGAACGTAGTGAATTGATTGTATTTATCCAGATATGTTAAAATTTGGTAGTgaagttataatttttacttttgtagATAAATTGTTATTACTGTCATTAAAttctttatgtttgtgtttagGTAGTCTTACTTGGCTTCAAAGGATTAAAGTGGCTCTTGGATTTGCTCGTGCACTTGAATTTCTTCATGATCCAAAAAAGCCTTATTTAGTGCGCAACATTAACGCAGCTCATATAATTCTTGATCAAGTTCAGTAATTGACTCTTGATAGCTATCAGTAAATCCatctttttccctctttttactctttttttttgctttatccTTGACTTTTTAATGTGATGTTTAGGATTGCAACCCAAAgatatttgacttttcaaccaTGAGTGGAGGTATTCTTGGTAAGCTGACTCGCCTCAAAGAGCAACTGTTGACTGTTGGCTATGATGATCCAGAAGACTTCCCCTTAGGTATTGAGGCTTGAAGTTATATGTTTTCAATTCAATGCATGCTTTTAGATTTGTTCATCTAGTATTAGTAttctactttctttcttttcttctctcctaATTTTTATGCTGTAGGAGTTGGACAACTTCATTATGGACCAGGCTGTACACAATGTAAAGCATTCATCATGTTTTGACGAGCTATAACAGCATTATGATAAGAGCCTCTAACGGCTTACAATAATGGATTTATCTAGAAAAACTATGTTTTTTTGAGTATTTCTTACTCACTGCAAATTGATTATTGAGTTTGTCAGGTGGACCAGAGGAAGGTGGATTTGAGGTAACCTACCACGATGTCTTCTCTTATGGTGTTGTTCTCCTGGGGCTAATAACAAAAAGAATTGTGGACAAGGAAGATACTCTGAAGACTTTGGTTTACCGTTGGGCCTGGAAGCACTATAGGCCTAATCGTTATCTTGTGCATGAAAGCCTTGTTGAAGACCCTGGCTTTTATGCTTCTGATGGAATAATGATAACTGAGCTTGCCATGCGCTGCATTCAAATAGAACTCGATAAGCGTCCTTCCATGAAGGATGTTGTCAAGCGTCTTGAGGGTTCACAAGCTGTTCAACTTTATGGCAATGTAGTTGGAATGTAAAAACAGATGATACCTGTACTGATCAATTTGGGAATTTGGGACTTTAGAAGGATTCAgttatttctttatttgatttcacTACCTTTTTATAGGATTACTTGTTCTGTATCAATTGCAGTTACGAAGTTGATTCGTGTATATGGTTTCAGCGTCGCATGAGGTCCGCAAATATGATGTATATTGCATGGGAAGCACTGCTGGAAGAACAAGTTATCACATTTTTGTTTACTTGTGCATTTGATTGGATTTGGGGTCAGCGCTTCAGACAACGAAAAAGAAGCGAGAAAAAGAATAGAAGTAGCAAGTTGCTAATAGATGTTTTAGATAGGGTTGTAAACTGAGCtatttttgaataatttgagcTTTACTTAGGAAAAGGCTTGTCTGTGTTTATTTAGCAAATAAAGAAAGTTTAAGCTAAACAATTATTTAAAACAAGCCAAACTCAAACATAGAAATGTGTTTGCAAATAACCTTGTGAACATGAGGTTcgatatatatatgtatatatacacacgcaCAATACTAGGTGCTAATATggttaaatataaaataattaattgaactTATATTCATCTAAAAGTTATGGGTATTAAAACATAGAGGAAAATACATTTTTGGttcctatattttgggccaaTTTCTATTTTAGTTGCTACTTTTTTAGGGAACCTAAGTTGGtccttgaaaattaaaaactactACTGTCATGACCCAAACCAGATACTCGGATTTGTAACTATGACCGACATGCTAATATCAAGCTTGAGCTTGATTGTGGGGGCTCGAGGACTAAGGAATGATAAAACCACTGAGACCATCACTCGTTCCTCAGGTGAAAGCACTTTATGCCCGAGGAGTGGGGTTGCCAATGGAGAGGAGGGGAAGAGACAAAATACCTCCTAGAAATCTGGACGGAGAGAATGGCgtttagagagagagtcaaGGTAGTTGAGAGAAGTTTCCTGTGAAAGCTCACCTACTACCTCCGCATTACAATTTTATCAGTTGTATtgatgaggaaatgacccctgaacagtagGTTCACAGCTAAACAGCTCCTTCTACCACATTAAATAGGAGTCTAATGGGACAAGTGTCCTACGGAGGAACTAAAGGATCGCAGATGGAGGGCTAGGATGCAAGAAACATGGGAGTACATAAAGGAAGAGAACTTCCAGATGAAGCCCCAgcaaaaaatcaagaaaaagatattaGAACAAGAACaataggaagagagagagagagagagaacagtgTGTAACCTGGCATAAGAACATCGTCCTCGAGCGAGTTTGTAAGAAACCATCAATATActtgtttttaacttttgttcATTCCCTTCCTATTTGAATCTTCAGACTTGAGCCTGACTTATTTTATCCACTCTCTAAACAAATATTTATCTGTTTAGGCCTAGTTGGGTGGTACAGGCTTCACTATTCTAGGTTGGTTTGGGCCCCTAATTTTCGTGTCCTTACActgatattaacaagaactgactatactttaaaaaaaagctttcctcttttctttttcttttttcattcttatttctttactttcttgatataaaattttcacttaATATTTAGAACATCTACACTATACTCGAGGAATAACTTAATCCACCAATTATTCAAATTCCATactttcacataatacatcttTGATTACACTAAAATATACAACTCTCATCAATAGATCCTAAAATACATAATACTACAAAGCTAAACATCAAACTACCAAAATAGGATTGtacttttaaaactaaaaccaaCTCCTTTCAAAACTTGACTCAGGCTTCCTCTGCTCCAGGATAAAACCTATTAACTAAAAGAGTGGAAATGTTGAGCTACACAACTCAGTAAGATTAAGTTacatgagaatttaataagAATGCGTATAAACCAAAGCATTTAATTTTATGGATATTCAAATAGGAGAACATattttcatgcatagtattttatactattcataataataacttacaTACTTTTTATAGAAATAATTGTACTTTTTCTTATCAGAATAATATAACAAAAGCCTTTTAGACTgtgtttctttcatttcttacaaTGTTATTAAACTTAATATTAACtctttaaaatcatatatattcttattaaaaaaaatcatatatactCTTTAAAATCATATTCTCATGtggtttttcacattttttttttttttttttttttttgcttttttgtgtCCTTGTTTCATCTTGGGCCTTAGGCCCATCTCATACTCTATTTGGGCGTTAGGCCTCTTCTTGCTTTGTGTTGGGCCTTAGGCCCATCCTTGTTTTGTCTTGAGCCCTAGGCCCATCTTGTTTAGCATCATGTGTGTTTGCATGTTTTGTTATGCTTGTTTGCccatttgtttttgtgttcatCCATGTTGTTATTTTTTGTAATCATATGCATCTTTGGTGTTTGATGTGAGTCTTGTGTGATTATGTTTTGTGTTACTAAACTTTTGCATACATCTTCGTTGTTCATGTAAGTTGTGTgtgattttttatagttttttttttttttttatcacatgtTTCTTTGATGTTTATGTGAGTCTTGTGTGTTTATTTGCTTTACTCTTGTGTGAATGTGTGTTCTTTTTCTTATGTGAGTTTGTGTATGTTTTGCATTCTTGCATGTTTGCATGAatcttgtgtgtttgtttttgcaAACCTTGTGcgattttgtgtttgtgtgagtCATGTATGACTATTTGTGTCTTTGGTGTAAATTGCTCATTCTTGAGTGGCTTGTTTGTTTTTGGATGTAAATTGCTCGGTTGAATGGTCCCTTTGGCGTAAATTGCTGATTCTCGAGTGATTTGCTTGTGTTTGGACAGAAACTGCTCAATTGAGTGGTCCCTTTGGCGTAAATTTCTCATTCTTAAGTGGCCTGTTTGTGTTTGGACGTAAATTGCTTGCTACAAGTGGTTCCCCCAACTTCAAGTAGAGTCCTTAAAACTCAAAAGCATCTCGGATTTTCTTTTATGTCTGTTAAGGTACATTTCTTGTTTTCATGATTGCTTGCATGTATGTGTGTCATGAAGGTGAAGTTCTTAAAACTCAAACAGCTCATACTTTCTTTTATGTCTCATGTGGTTTTTCACACTTCTTGTTAGAATTGCACTAATCACCTTTTTTAAGCACGCCCCCATGTTTGTACAATTGCCTGCATGTTTGTCTCTTAAGACTTTTAACTATACTTGTAGTGCAACCAAAGTTAAAAGAGGGGCAACTGTAAACGCCTCATTTTGTACTcgttaataaattttggtctCCAATCCtaatgatgagcttgacataCGTCAAACAAAGGTAATTAAAGAGTTTACAATAGTATgaaagtaatcacaactcaaaagtgctcaaatcgctttgaaaacaatgctgaaaaatgacatttgctCACTATTTTGACCATACCTTTTGATCCACAAATAATGTCTAAGTGAAGTTAgtttcattggaaagtagacatcttgggcttcaatttgaacaaaaattttccctaatttgaatttatattaagTGAGTTATGGCCATTTGAATTCAAGCCATCAGAGTAGTCAAATTTATAGTACGCATACACAGGAATCAAGTGTGTGTATACACACTCATTTTTTGGGTAGTGGAACTTCATTTATAAGGGCCCAAAACATCAATATTTGATGTGGGCCGGCCCCTAAACCCTTGTGAATGTCCAAAGACCTCTAAATAGCCCCGTAATTCCtcattttaacttataaatactcaTCTTATGTCTCTAATCAAAACTCTCGCTAGAGAGAGTTTATTTTTTGcctccatcttctctaaaacccTAGTTCTCTTTTCTAAAACTCACACACAACACCTTAGcactttttttacaaattcaaaacCCCTCTTTAGTTAGTTCTATGGCAGAAACTAATGTTctaatttgatttctcaaaaccttttcaaaactaatttgATTATTCTTGTCCTCTCAATCTAATATTTGTGTTGTAGGCATTGAGGGGTTGGTCAAACAATCTCTAAACTCATAATCTTAACCAAGATGAGCATTCTttccatggttttttttttttttttttttttgttttgttttgttttgtttagtttagtATGATTCACATGAGTTTATTAATATAGTTTTTCtaattgttgtattttttttatttgttgtttttaattcttttgataTGTATCAATATGATTTTAGGTTGCTTATAATCTGTCCTTTATTgtttttgtgattttatttggttcttATGTTATATTAACATGTTCTTTGTTTTGATGTTAGTTTAATTATTGACAtgcattttatttgattgttttgATGTTAGTTTAattgttgtatttattttattttttgttatatttcttGTTAATCTAACCATGATGTAATTGATCATATTTATTGTTAGGGTTTTTCATATGtttctttagttttgtttttgattaaatcataaaaatgtgattttacAGTTTTTGTGCTAAAGGATGCGTATGCATCATTATGTATGCATGTGCATGGTTTCGACCATGTGTACGCATAGTTGAGTATGTGTACGCACCCCAAACATAGATTAGGGcaaaatcttgtttttattgttttaatcatttttcacaTGTTATTTGATTATGTTTGACTCTATTTAGGttaattatttgtgtttaattattttccatgtTTGTTTGAGTCTTTTTgtcatgtttggtttatttgaatttttttcctagtgtgttttatttaattgttaactttccatttttaatttattttatttaattgtgttttatttgttttttttttattttatattatgatgTAATCTTTAACATGTTGTGTGTGTTATTTTATTAAGTGCCTGATGTATGTTCAAGTTAAGGATTATGGATCTTTTAATAACTTCTTTATCTAAGTATGCCTAGCAACACATAATGGAGGCTAGTCCGCAAGCTGGGCtgttttgggtgcctaacaccttcccaagtcGTAGACAAACTCTGGACTCATAATCTAGTATGCAGACCTATGTATGTAAGTGAGTGATCCAAAAGGCCCAATATGATttctagacctaatctaggcgATGAATCAATTTTTCACCCTTCGCCCTATCCACTCCAAGGACGAGACGTACTTCCTTGCAGCCACAGGGGGAGGTTGGCATCCTCCATAAGTTGGCTATTCCCAAAAAGGGCAGGTGCAATAGAGTCCATGCCACTTTTAATGGCCAATTATATAACGTTTTCCATGGAAAGCCAGTAATTTTAACCACTACTGGCCGAGTTCAGATCATACCAGATGACATAACCtgaaaaaatttcatacttaTACATCATATTGAAATTCATACTTTTACATAACATTTCATAACAATAGCATTTCCATGATTTTATTTGAATATCATGTTCATGAAATATGTAATAACATtaatatgcttaaatcatatacataaggtTTTGAAAGCTCATGAACATATCTTCATCTAAAACATGATTATATTTCCATGATTTTAGTGCAtaatacattttaaaataacctcatgacttaccaaatTCCCATGTCACTTATTTCTCACCTGAAAGTAGAGGAACCGAGAGCCTAAAGTTGAAGGAGCTTAGACTTGGGAGctggtaacacctaaaccaaatatcaaTTCTCGCTTAAGCATAGCCAAAGAAAATCAAGGAAACCTTCTTAATCATTAATCACACTTAACTCTCAAAATTAAGGAAATCATAATCCCATCTCAAAGAGATACGTACCCAAAAACATATTATGCATAcatcaaacaaaataatgtaccaaactaaagaaaaaccatCATTCTCATATTTATATCATATCTCTAGTGAAGCtaacttcatttcaaaatgtgCTTAAGATTAGGGCAATAATGTATGCATAAACATAAAATCCGTTAATCATAGACATATAACCATATACACTCATATAGCAACACACAACACATTGAACAAAACAGCAACATGAAAATAGCAGTAGAATGGTTTAGAAACCCTTCTTTGAGTACTAAACCATGAAatcaaggaataaaaaatttatctatGATCCAGACATACCAAATGATGAGCATACTAATTTATAGCTCAAATCATTCACCCAAACTTTagaattaaatcctcaaagtTAGGTATGTCACTTATTGTTCACTACTTATTCTAGCAACATATACTTCACttataaaatacaaatgggctatcaattcacatccaattttcatgccaa contains these protein-coding regions:
- the LOC126717461 gene encoding probable serine/threonine-protein kinase PBL12 isoform X1, coding for MEVETRESFIYNKAFLEHREQVIQRDRLAPPRVLPVHKSLPSIGSHKPLLYSMEELADMTDNFNEKNLIGETLFSKLYRGTIRHGWLPFEDWVVTVKIWDYTLPTSCYLNANEITNEEVMFLTQPSAKQHPNVVNLLGYSNRRFLEAVVYDLNPLDTVHNLATTGSLTWLQRIKVALGFARALEFLHDPKKPYLVRNINAAHIILDQDCNPKIFDFSTMSGGILGKLTRLKEQLLTVGYDDPEDFPLGGPEEGGFEVTYHDVFSYGVVLLGLITKRIVDKEDTLKTLVYRWAWKHYRPNRYLVHESLVEDPGFYASDGIMITELAMRCIQIELDKRPSMKDVVKRLEGSQAVQLYGNVVGM
- the LOC126717461 gene encoding probable serine/threonine-protein kinase PBL12 isoform X2; translation: MEVETRESFIYNKAFLEHREQVIQRDRLAPPRVLPVHKSLPSIGSHKPLLYSMEELADMTDNFNEKNLIGETLFSKLYRGTIRHGWLPFEDWVVTVKIWDYTLPTSCYLNANEITNEEVMFLTQPSAKQHPNVVNLLGYSNRRFLEAVVYDLNPLDTVHNLATTGSLTWLQRIKVALGFARALEFLHDPKKPYLVRNINAAHIILDQDCNPKIFDFSTMSGGILGKLTRLKEQLLTVGYDDPEDFPLGGPEEGGFEVTYHDVFSYGVVLLGLITKRIVDMENIQTTTLVYRWAWRQYRPNRYLVHESLVEDPGFYASDGIMITELAMRCIQRELDKRPSMKDVVKRLEGLQALQH